GCAGCTGGCCGAACAGGTGGAAGCGGTAGTGCGGGAAGCGGTGAGCAATGCGGTCCGGCACGCCAGTGCGGCCACCGTGAGCGTGTCGGTGGCGGTCCGCGACGGAATGGTCCAGGTGAGCGTCGCGGACGACGGCAACGGGCTGCCCGAGCATGTTTCGCCCAGCGGGCTGGGAAATCTCCGCGAGCGCGCGGAAGCCTCGGGTGGGACGTTCACGCTCGAATCGCGCCCGGGCGCCGGGGTTCGGGTGGACTGGTCGGCGCCGCTGCACTGAGCTCGCCCATCGCGGCGTCGACATCGGTCGCGACGGCTTCCAGCAGTTCCTGGCTCAGGTCGCACAGCGCCCGTCCGGCGGCGAGGTAGCCGGCCACGTGCGCGAGGCCGCGCCCTTCCAGTTGGCTGTGCGCGAGCCCGATGCCGGAAAACTCGTCGCCGTCGCTGCTGCGCAGCACGGCATGGGCACGGGTGTGGTGCACGGTCTGGTCGAACGCGATGGCGACCGTCCATTGTTGCGGTGTCTCGGTCATGTCTCTGCTCCGTTCCGGCTACACAGTCACAGCCGAGCGAGGGAGGGCGACAGGGCCGGAAGTCCTCGTCGTAGGGAGGCCTGAACTGCGGAAAGGTTGCATTGTCCGGACGCGCCTCACCCGGCCGGCGCGGGCGTCAGCCGCCGCGCCGCCTCCGGCGTGATGACTACCACCGGGCATCGCGAATACCGCACGCATTCCCGCGAAACGCTGCCCAGCAGCAATTCCCGCGCCAGCCCGGTGCCGTGCGCGCCCACCACGAGCAGGTCCGCCTCGGTCGACGCGGTCACCAGTTCGGTGGCCGGGTCCCCGTGCGGGGTGCGGATCTCGATGTCCGGGGCGTCCGGGAACTCCTGGCGGATCGCGACTATGTCGTCGTGCGGGCGATGTTCGGCGCTCGGGTGGCGCCCGTGCGGCTGGATGGCGTACGAGGTCCCGGGAAGCAACGCGTCCGCCGGGCGCACGACGACAGCGCGGATCCGGTCGCCGGGCTGGGCAGCGACGCCCAGTGTCCAGCGCAGCGCGGCGTCGCCGTGCGGTGAGCCGTCGAATCCGACGACGAGGAGACGGCCAGGAGCGGTCATCGGATGCTCCTTTCTCGGAAGGTCGGGCCGATCGTGGCGCCGGTCCGGCGCGGCGGGCTAGGGCCGGAGGTCATCGGCGAACCCGGGGACGTCTGCGCCGGGCCCGATGACTTTCGGCCTCAGCGGGCGCGGGAGGCCCGGTGCGAGCCTGGGGCGGTTCCCGCATCCAGGAGTGATCGATGACGAGTTCGGCGACCGCAGCATTCGCCCCGCCGGAAATCGGCGTGCTCGCCCGCGCGGTGAGCCGTGCGCCGTCGGTGCACAACACCCAGCCGTGGCGGTTGCGCGTCCGCGGCGGCGACGTCGATCTTCTCGAGCGGCGCACGGTTTCGTTGCCCCGGCACGATCCGGAAGGGCGGGACCGGCTGCTCTCCTGCGGCGCCGCGGTCGCGAACCTCGAGATCGCCGCGCGGGCGCTCGGCCGCGACACGACGACCTCGATCCCGCCGGACGGCGAGGTCGCCGCGACTGTCCACACCAGACCGGGCCGGGCGCCGAGCGCGGCGGAGCTGGCTCTGCGCCGGGCGATCGACCAACGGCGGAGCTACCGGCGGCCCTTCTCCCCGGCCGCGGTCAGCGACATCGAGCTGGCCGGGATCGTCGCCGCGGCCGGCGATCCGGCGGTGCGCGTCGTGCTGCCGCGCGACCTGCGGCCGCTCGGCGAGCTGCTCGGCTTCGCGACCCGGGTCTTCCGAGACGATCCGGCGTATCAGCGCGAACTGGACATCTGGACCGCGCACACTTTCGGCAGCCGCGCACTGGGCGCGGTGGACGGGGTGCCGGAAGCGGCGATGGGCGAGGGTCCGTTGCCGTCGGCCGGGCTGGTCCGCCGGACGACGCCGGTCCCGGACGATCCGCATCTGGCCGCCCGCCTTGCGGCGGAAACGTTTCTGGTGGTCTGCACCGAAGCCGACGGCAAGGCGGAGCACCTGGCGGCCGGGGCGGCGCTGGAGCGGATCTGGCTCGCCGCGACGGTGCGCGGCCTGGCCGGGTCGGTCCTGACCCAGCCGCTGCATCTGACCGGCTTCCGGGAACGGATGGTCAGCCGGCTCGGCTTGCCCGGCCTTCCGCAAGCGCTGTTCCGCTGCGGCCGGCCGGACTGCGCGGTCCCGCCTTCCCCGCGGCTGCCGCTCGGCGAGCTGCTCTCGGACGATTCCCTGGGAGGCCCGCAATGACCCCGGTCATCGAAATCTCCGGACTGCGCAAGAACTTCGGCGGTACCCGCGCGCTGGCCGGGCTGGAGCTGATCGTCGAGCCCGGCACGGTGCACGGTTTCCTCGGCCCGAACGGCGCGGGCAAGACGACCACGCTGCGGCTGCTGCTCGGCTTGCTGCGCGCGGATTCGGGCCGGATGCGCGTGCTGGGCGGAGATCCCTGGCGTGACGCGGTGGCACTGCACCGGCGGCTGGCCTACGTGCCGGGCGATGTCTCGCTGTGGCCGAACCTGACCGGCGGCGAGACGATCGACCTGCTGGGGCGGCTGCGCGGCGGCGTCGATCCGGTGCGCCGGGCCCGCTACCTGGAACTGTTCGAACTGGACCCGGCTACCCGGGTGCGTGCCTATTCCAAGGGCAACCGGCAGAAGGTGGCGGTGGTCGCGGCACTCGCGGCGGACGCGGAACTGCTGCTGCTCGACGAACCCACCGCGGGGCTCGACCCGTTGATGGCCGAGCAGTTCCGGCAGTGCGTGCGGGAGGAACGCTCGCGCGGCCGGACCGTGCTGCTGTCCAGCCACATCCTCGCCGAGGCGGAAGCGCTGTGCGACGAGGTCAGCATCGTGCGGGCAGGGAAGGTCGTCGACAGCGGGACCCTGGACCAGCTGCGCCATCTGACCCGGACGTCGCTCACCGTGCGGACCGCTGCCTCGGCCGGTCTCGCGGAACTGCCCGGCGTCCACGACGTGGCCGCCGAGGACGGACTGGTGCAGTTGACGGTCGACAACGGCGAGCTGAGCGAGGTGCTTGCGGAGCTGGGACGGCGCGGCGTGCAGAGCCTCGTCAGCCGTCCTCCGACGTTGGAAGAGCTGTTCCTGCGGCACTACCGCGAGCCGGAAGCGGTGTCGGCGTGAACGCCCTCGCGGGCGTGGGCACGCTGATCCGCCTCGACCTCCGCAAGGACCGCGTGCGGCTCACCGCGTGGATGCTGGTGGCGGCCGCGATGACCGCATCGGCAGCTGCGGCCACAGTGGACGTCTACCCCTCCGAAGAAGCTCGCCGGGCCGCGG
This sequence is a window from Amycolatopsis benzoatilytica AK 16/65. Protein-coding genes within it:
- a CDS encoding ABC transporter ATP-binding protein, with the protein product MTPVIEISGLRKNFGGTRALAGLELIVEPGTVHGFLGPNGAGKTTTLRLLLGLLRADSGRMRVLGGDPWRDAVALHRRLAYVPGDVSLWPNLTGGETIDLLGRLRGGVDPVRRARYLELFELDPATRVRAYSKGNRQKVAVVAALAADAELLLLDEPTAGLDPLMAEQFRQCVREERSRGRTVLLSSHILAEAEALCDEVSIVRAGKVVDSGTLDQLRHLTRTSLTVRTAASAGLAELPGVHDVAAEDGLVQLTVDNGELSEVLAELGRRGVQSLVSRPPTLEELFLRHYREPEAVSA
- a CDS encoding dsRBD fold-containing protein — translated: MTETPQQWTVAIAFDQTVHHTRAHAVLRSSDGDEFSGIGLAHSQLEGRGLAHVAGYLAAGRALCDLSQELLEAVATDVDAAMGELSAAAPTSPPEPRRPGAIRA
- a CDS encoding Acg family FMN-binding oxidoreductase, producing MTSSATAAFAPPEIGVLARAVSRAPSVHNTQPWRLRVRGGDVDLLERRTVSLPRHDPEGRDRLLSCGAAVANLEIAARALGRDTTTSIPPDGEVAATVHTRPGRAPSAAELALRRAIDQRRSYRRPFSPAAVSDIELAGIVAAAGDPAVRVVLPRDLRPLGELLGFATRVFRDDPAYQRELDIWTAHTFGSRALGAVDGVPEAAMGEGPLPSAGLVRRTTPVPDDPHLAARLAAETFLVVCTEADGKAEHLAAGAALERIWLAATVRGLAGSVLTQPLHLTGFRERMVSRLGLPGLPQALFRCGRPDCAVPPSPRLPLGELLSDDSLGGPQ
- a CDS encoding universal stress protein, yielding MTAPGRLLVVGFDGSPHGDAALRWTLGVAAQPGDRIRAVVVRPADALLPGTSYAIQPHGRHPSAEHRPHDDIVAIRQEFPDAPDIEIRTPHGDPATELVTASTEADLLVVGAHGTGLARELLLGSVSRECVRYSRCPVVVITPEAARRLTPAPAG